A window of Diabrotica virgifera virgifera chromosome 9, PGI_DIABVI_V3a contains these coding sequences:
- the LOC114330670 gene encoding uncharacterized protein LOC114330670 isoform X1, whose translation MKFRIIYLLVLVTALASLTQSSSLLDSDPDALLQADDAFSDAFPDDASPDDASPDDASPDDASGEMQLDEACDEDSSLCPKTRGASGFVGGLLGLGTIAKAVIKSGVGIFKNIVGIPDPPEVINVVVPPQQQQVIVGPPGVIVG comes from the coding sequence gtcTTGGTGACTGCACTTGCATCTCTAACTCAGTCTTCATCACTACTGGATTCAGATCCTGATGCGTTACTACAGGCAGACGACGCATTTTCAGACGCATTCCCAGACGACGCATCTCCAGACGACGCATCTCCAGACGACGCATCTCCAGACGACGCATCTGGAGAAATGCAATTGGATGAGGCATGTGACGAGGATTCTTCGCTCTGCCCCAAAACAAGAGGGGCCAGTGGATTCGTTGGTGGTTTACTCGGCCTTGGTACTATAGCTAAAGCTGTTATAAAATCAGGTGTTGGCATTTTTAAGAATATCGTAGGTATTCCAGATCCGCCAGAAGTTATCAATGTTGTTGTGCCTCCACAGCAACAACAAGTTATTGTTGGACCACCGGGGGTTATTGTGGGTTAG